In the Thermodesulfovibrio yellowstonii DSM 11347 genome, one interval contains:
- a CDS encoding DedA family protein, producing MSDLIDILLHIDIYLEALFSQIGIWIYVVLFFIIFSETGFVITPFLPGDSLLFAVGALSSREFICPWSSFILISIAAVLGNTLNYHIGKFIGPKIFHKENSLLFNKKHLQTTALFYEKHGAKTIIIARFLPILRTFAPFVAGIGKMRYPKFQIYNIFSSMLWSGSFIFAGYFFGNLPFVKQNFSMFILGIIIISVIPTIWKALMIKRSEKT from the coding sequence ATGTCTGATTTAATAGATATTCTCCTTCATATTGATATTTACCTTGAGGCTTTATTTTCCCAGATTGGTATTTGGATATATGTGGTGCTTTTTTTCATTATTTTTTCAGAAACAGGATTCGTAATAACACCATTTCTTCCGGGAGACTCTCTTTTGTTTGCCGTAGGAGCACTTTCATCAAGAGAGTTTATTTGTCCATGGAGTTCCTTTATTCTTATAAGTATTGCTGCTGTCTTAGGAAATACTCTAAATTATCACATTGGCAAGTTTATAGGACCGAAAATATTTCATAAAGAAAACTCCCTTTTATTCAATAAAAAACATCTGCAAACAACTGCGCTTTTTTATGAAAAGCATGGAGCAAAGACAATAATAATTGCAAGATTTTTGCCTATTCTAAGAACCTTTGCACCTTTTGTAGCAGGTATAGGAAAAATGAGATATCCAAAATTTCAGATATACAATATTTTTAGCAGCATGCTTTGGAGTGGTTCATTTATCTTTGCAGGATACTTTTTTGGAAATCTTCCCTTTGTAAAGCAAAATTTCTCAATGTTCATACTTGGTATAATTATAATCTCAGTTATACCAACTATCTGGAAAGCTTTGATGATTAAAAGGAGTGAAAAAACATGA
- a CDS encoding cofactor-independent phosphoglycerate mutase, with amino-acid sequence MKYIVIIPDGAADYPIDELGGKTPLQVAHTPNMDFLASKGIVGTVRNIPQGFSPGSDVANLSILGYDPRVYYTGRAPLEAVSMGLTLSKDDIAYRCNLVTLKFSDKKQIIMDDYSAGHITSDEAKILIEEIDKKLGNDLLRFYPGVSYRHIMIWKGGTEDVECTPPHDITGKEISRYLPIGKNANFLKELIFKSVEILKDHPINKKRIAEGKKSANSIWLWGQGRTPNLPTYQDKYKLSGALISAVDLTKGLGILAGFHIINVPGATGWIDTNYEGKAEYALNALERVDFVYLHIEAPDEAGHQGDYKLKIKAIEDIDKIVVGKILRQAPERFKEFKILLLPDHPTPIKLKTHTSDPVPFVIYDGKKEVTDIKRGFSEEILNSPDIKIEEGFKLMDFFLKGNV; translated from the coding sequence ATGAAATATATTGTAATAATCCCCGATGGTGCAGCAGATTATCCAATTGATGAACTTGGAGGAAAAACTCCCCTTCAGGTTGCCCATACACCTAATATGGATTTTCTTGCTTCAAAGGGCATAGTGGGAACAGTAAGAAACATTCCTCAAGGATTTTCTCCCGGCAGTGATGTTGCCAATCTTAGCATTCTTGGCTATGACCCGAGAGTCTACTATACTGGCAGAGCACCATTAGAAGCTGTTAGCATGGGACTTACACTTTCTAAGGATGATATAGCTTATAGATGCAATCTTGTTACTTTAAAATTCTCTGACAAAAAGCAGATTATTATGGATGATTACTCAGCAGGACATATAACAAGTGATGAGGCAAAAATTTTAATAGAAGAAATTGATAAAAAGCTTGGAAATGATTTATTGAGATTTTATCCTGGTGTAAGCTACAGGCATATCATGATTTGGAAAGGAGGCACAGAGGATGTGGAATGCACTCCACCACATGATATTACTGGCAAAGAGATTTCAAGATATCTTCCTATTGGGAAAAATGCTAATTTTCTCAAGGAGCTTATTTTTAAATCCGTAGAAATATTGAAAGACCACCCTATAAATAAGAAAAGAATTGCTGAAGGGAAAAAATCTGCAAACAGTATATGGTTATGGGGACAGGGAAGAACTCCAAATCTGCCAACCTATCAGGATAAATATAAGCTCAGTGGTGCATTAATTTCAGCAGTTGATCTTACCAAAGGGCTGGGAATTCTTGCAGGTTTTCATATAATAAATGTTCCAGGGGCAACTGGCTGGATTGACACCAATTATGAAGGTAAAGCAGAATATGCACTTAATGCTCTTGAGCGTGTTGATTTTGTTTATCTTCATATAGAAGCTCCTGATGAAGCAGGGCATCAGGGAGATTATAAACTCAAAATTAAAGCTATTGAGGATATTGATAAAATTGTAGTAGGTAAAATTCTAAGACAAGCTCCTGAGAGATTTAAAGAATTCAAAATATTACTTCTTCCTGACCATCCTACACCGATAAAACTAAAAACTCATACCTCTGATCCTGTGCCTTTTGTCATTTATGATGGAAAAAAGGAAGTTACAGATATAAAAAGAGGTTTTTCAGAAGAGATTCTAAACTCTCCAGATATAAAAATAGAAGAAGGGTTTAAGCTTATGGATTTTTTCCTTAAAGGCAATGTCTGA
- a CDS encoding rhomboid family intramembrane serine protease, whose product MIPIRDCLPRRYTPYMTWLIISLNCFVFLFELMFSKEDLDYLFHIFGVIPARYMLIDTLPIDPLYYLPFLTSMFLHGGWFHLISNMWIMWIFADNVEDKMGSFRFLIFYLLCGFGAGWIHCLTNPASTIPTVGASGAISGVLGAYMIMFPYAKVITLFPILFFPFFFALPAIFYILMWFFIQLFSGLGSLLSPTDVGGVAWWAHVGGFIFGIVLHRLFVIKKRLHMYDDHFDYYCAWGRW is encoded by the coding sequence ATGATACCAATAAGAGACTGTCTTCCAAGAAGATATACTCCTTATATGACATGGCTAATTATATCTTTAAACTGCTTTGTTTTCCTTTTTGAGCTCATGTTCAGCAAAGAAGATTTAGACTATCTTTTCCATATATTCGGTGTAATTCCAGCAAGATATATGCTAATAGATACTCTGCCTATTGATCCCCTTTACTATCTTCCTTTTCTAACAAGTATGTTTTTGCATGGTGGGTGGTTCCATCTTATAAGTAATATGTGGATTATGTGGATTTTTGCTGACAATGTGGAAGATAAAATGGGTTCTTTTAGATTTTTAATATTTTATCTCCTATGTGGATTTGGAGCTGGATGGATTCACTGTCTTACTAATCCTGCATCAACTATACCAACAGTTGGTGCTTCTGGCGCCATATCTGGTGTCTTAGGTGCCTATATGATAATGTTCCCTTATGCAAAAGTTATAACTCTATTCCCAATTTTATTTTTTCCCTTCTTTTTTGCACTTCCTGCAATTTTTTATATACTTATGTGGTTTTTCATTCAACTTTTTTCAGGACTCGGTTCATTGCTTAGCCCAACTGATGTTGGTGGAGTTGCTTGGTGGGCTCATGTAGGTGGCTTCATTTTTGGTATAGTCCTTCATAGGCTATTTGTTATTAAAAAGAGACTTCATATGTATGATGACCATTTTGACTACTACTGTGCATGGGGAAGATGGTAG
- the glnA gene encoding type I glutamate--ammonia ligase translates to MTYSKPRDEKDVMKLVKEMNVKFVRLWFTDILGQLKSFAVPVEELEVAFSEGMGFDGSSIHGFARIDESDMIARPDPTTFAVLPWRPKESPVARMFCDIYEPDGTPYKGDPRYILKTNLEKAAKKGFTFYLGPELEFFYFKTDKDPEILDEGGYFDYPLDAAEDLRRDTILALEQMGIKVEYSHHEVAPSQHEIDLRYAEALNMADIVMTYRVVVKEIAKRHGVYATFMPKPLFGENGSGMHTHQSLFKGDKNAFFNPKDPYYLSDIAKSYIAGVLTHIKEITLVLNQWVNSYKRLVPGYEAPVYICWARRNRSALIRVPLYKPGKEKATRIELRSPDPACNPYLAFACMLNAGLTGVEKKYKLPEPIEKDVYHLAPEERKSLGIDSLPGSLIEAIEYAEKSTILKETLGEHIFTNLIESKKKEWDDYRIRIFPYELERYLPIL, encoded by the coding sequence ATGACTTATTCAAAGCCAAGAGATGAAAAAGATGTTATGAAACTGGTCAAAGAAATGAATGTTAAATTTGTCAGGCTCTGGTTTACAGATATTCTTGGCCAGCTTAAAAGTTTTGCAGTTCCAGTGGAAGAGCTTGAGGTTGCTTTCTCTGAGGGGATGGGATTTGATGGTTCATCAATTCATGGATTTGCAAGAATTGATGAGTCTGATATGATTGCAAGACCTGATCCGACAACTTTTGCAGTTTTGCCATGGAGACCAAAAGAAAGTCCTGTTGCAAGAATGTTCTGCGACATCTATGAACCAGATGGAACACCATATAAAGGTGATCCAAGATATATTCTCAAGACAAATCTTGAAAAAGCAGCGAAGAAAGGCTTTACTTTCTATCTTGGTCCAGAACTTGAATTTTTCTATTTTAAAACCGATAAGGACCCAGAAATTTTAGATGAAGGGGGTTATTTTGATTATCCCTTAGATGCAGCTGAGGATCTTAGAAGAGATACTATCTTAGCACTTGAGCAGATGGGAATTAAGGTAGAATACTCACACCATGAAGTTGCACCCTCTCAGCATGAGATTGACCTTAGATACGCTGAAGCTTTGAATATGGCAGATATAGTGATGACTTACAGAGTAGTTGTTAAGGAAATAGCAAAAAGACACGGTGTCTATGCCACATTCATGCCAAAGCCTCTTTTTGGTGAGAATGGAAGCGGAATGCATACTCATCAGTCACTTTTTAAAGGTGATAAAAATGCTTTCTTCAATCCAAAGGATCCATATTATCTTTCAGATATAGCCAAGAGTTATATAGCAGGTGTCCTAACACATATTAAAGAAATTACGCTAGTGCTTAATCAATGGGTTAATTCCTATAAGAGACTTGTTCCAGGATATGAAGCTCCAGTTTATATTTGCTGGGCAAGAAGAAATAGATCAGCTCTTATAAGAGTGCCTCTTTACAAGCCCGGAAAAGAAAAAGCAACAAGGATTGAATTAAGAAGTCCTGACCCAGCATGTAATCCCTACCTTGCTTTTGCATGTATGCTTAATGCTGGATTAACTGGTGTTGAGAAGAAATATAAGTTACCTGAACCTATTGAAAAAGATGTTTATCATCTTGCTCCTGAAGAAAGAAAGTCTCTCGGTATTGATAGCCTTCCTGGTAGCCTTATTGAAGCTATTGAGTATGCTGAAAAGAGTACAATTTTAAAAGAGACACTCGGAGAACATATTTTTACAAACCTAATTGAAAGTAAAAAGAAAGAATGGGATGATTATCGTATAAGAATTTTCCCCTATGAATTAGAAAGATATCTCCCAATTCTATAA